The nucleotide sequence ACCAGGGATGATAGCTTCATCAAAAGTAATTCCATTAACAGAAGCAATAGATATCGCATCGTCTAACTTTTCTAAAGCAAAGGTCATAGCTGTAGCATAGTCTGAAGCACCTTCAAGACCAGTTCCAGCTACAACACCAGTTTCATCAGATAACCATACTTGATCAAAAACTAAAGCTAATTGCGCAATAGCAGAAGCTTGTCCAAACCTTGCAATTGTCATTATTTTATTTGGATCATCAAACTCAGTACCATTTTCAACGGCTAATGCTAATGTATTTGCATCAGATAGAATTGAATATAGAGAATTAAAATATGAATTTGTTACATTGTTACCGTAAGCAGGTGAATTGTTAAATGCTACTCTAGGCTCACTAGATAAATCTCTCATACCAAAGTTACCCCAAGAGCAACTAGTGATATCTGCCATTGTAGCAAATGCTGCTGCCGGAGAATTTGTACTGTGAGAAGTCATAAACAGGTTTCTTGTTAACCCATCTGCTGTAGCTGATAAAGCAACAGGATCAGATGTTAAAATGTCATCATTTGGATTTTCTAAGTTATCTACATTCAAATCTGTAGAAAAATCATCACATGATACAGTAAAAATAAGTAAGGTGATAATTAAAAATAAGTTAATTGTTTTTTTCATAGCGTTATTTGTTTTTATTTATAGATGAGGTCTTATTGAATAGGTTGCGTACTAAATAATTTATGTTGCCATTATTTTACATGAATAATGTGTATAAAAATTCAATGAAAATTATTAATGTATTTGTAAAATATTATTAGTCAATGCTTTGATGTCTTTTATATAAAATAATGGAACGATTAATTATTTATTTGTTTTATTTTGCAGGATGATGATTAACTATTTAATAATTCAAAATTCACCTACTAATAGTATTATTGCAGTCTTTTTATTGGCTCTTTCTATTATGATTTTTTATTTCGGATTTAGAATGATAGAAATGGTTTATGTAATGCGCAATAAAAAGCCGCTTTACAATCATGTTTATTTTAAATTAAAAAAACTTTCACCATCTCAAAAATCAACATTAAGAAATTTTTCATTTTATAGGAGATTATCTAAAAGAGAGCAAGGTTTTTTTGAGCATAGAGTAGCTTGTTTTATAGAAGATAAAACTTTTATTGGAAGAGACGATTTAATAATAAATGATGAAATTAAAGTTTTAATTTCTTCAACAGCAGTTATGCTTACTTTTGGTTTTAGAGATTTTTATATTGGCTTAATAGATAAGATATTTGTTTATCCAAAACCCTTTTATTCTAAAACGAATGATGATTATCATAAAGGAGAATTTAACCCTAAATTAAAATCTTTAGTATTTTCATGGAAAGATTTTGAATATGGATACAACATAGGTGATGATAATTTAAATTTAGGTATTCATGAATTTGCACATGCTATTCATTTAAATAGTATTAAGGAGCGTGATGTTAGCTCAACAATATTTAAAGATTCATTTAAAGAATTAACAGAACTTTTGTCTAATAGTAAATCCATGAGAGACAGGTTAATTTCTTCTAGATATTTTAGAGAGTATGCTTATACCAATCAATTTGAGTTTGTTGCTGTGTTAATTGAGTATTTTTTTGAGTCTCCAATTGAGTTTAAAAACCAGTTTCCAAAAATATATAGTAAAGTAAAGCAAATGCTAAACTTCGGTTACGCTAAGTATTAAATAATAACTTTTATTTGTTTTAGGTATGACTTTTATCATAATTTAACTGACTGTTCTTGGTTAACTTTAATGTTGAATTTAAAACCTGAGACATGAAAAGAGGAACACCAATTTCGGCAATAATGACTAAAAATGTCATTACATTAAATACATCTGATAATTTAGAAACAGCTGAGCGTTTATTCAAACAAAATCATATTAGACATATTCCAGTTGTTAGTGGAAAAAGCATAAAAGGAATGTTAAGCCTTACAGATTTGCTACGCATCAGTTTTGCTGATGCAGTAGATGAAACAGAAGATTATGTTGATGCTATAGTTTATAATATGTTTACTATAGAACAAGTTATGGCCAAAAACTTAATAAGCGTAACATCAAAAACGACCATTAAGGAAGTTGCGGAAATTTTAGCAAAAAAAGAGTTTCATGCAATACCAGTTGTAGATAATAATAAGTTGGTAGGTATAGTAACAACTACTGATTTAATTAACTATTTGTTGGCACAGTTTGATGAGTAGATTTTCTCTATTAAGAATTTGCTAAAGCTTTTAAGTCTTTAATCGTTTCTATTTGATTAGAACTTTTAAATACATAGCTGCCAGCTACCAAAACATCTGCGCCAGCATCTACAAGTGCTTTAGCATTTTTATTGGTTACTCCTCCATCTATTTCAATTAAAGTTGAAGCGCCTTTTCGTATAATTAATTCTTTTAATTGTTCAACTTTACTGTAAGTGTTTTCAATAAAGCTTTGGCCTCCAAAACCTGGATTAACACTCATTAAGCAAACAAGATCAATGTCATTAATTGTATCTTCTAAAAGATTCACATTCGTATGCGGATTTAGAGCGACACCAGCTTTCATTCCTTCAGCTTTTATGGCTTGAAGTGTTCTATGTAAATGTGTGCATGCTTCGTAGTGTACGGTAAGTATATTGCTTCCTAATTCTGCAAATGTTTTAATATAACGATCAGGATCTACAATCATTAAATGTACATCAATGGTTTTTTTTGCATGCTTTGAAATAGCATCTAAAACAGGCATTCCAAAAGAAATATTTGGTACAAAAACACCATCCATGATATCAATATGAAACCAATCAGCTTCACTATTGTTAACCATTTCTATATCATACTGTAGGTTTGCAAAATCTGCTGCTAAGATTGAAGGTGCTATTAATTTTGAAGACATTGTATTTAGTGATTATTTTGTTTTGACAAAAATAATTTAATTATAGGTTTATTTTATTTTTTTGCAATAAAGTTCTCGACGATATTGATGATTTTGTCAACAGAGTTAAGCTCAGCTTTCTTTATCCATTTTAAATATTTCTTTAATTGATCTAGAGTTTTAGAGTTTTCAACAATGACAAACCCAGAAACATAGTCGACAAATATACGTTCTTCAATAGTTGTGTCGATTAATTTTATGATGTTAGTATGTCTTTGATCTTGGCTAATTTTTTTAAAAATCATATTAACCATTTGCTCGTCTCCTTCTAATATTTGAAGAAAATTACCATGATTATATACTAAGATACCTGAAATATTGAGCTCCGTATTGTTTCTTTTATTAACGCGAAATAAATGTTCTATATCTAGATTAGATAATAAGTTTTTAGCGCTACTAACATAACATAGTGTATGCGGCATACTTAAATTTTTAGAGATTTTACTTTTAAATAATAAAAAAGTGAACCCAGAGTAATCAGCTCTGGGTTCTTTCATCAATCAAAAAACGAACAGTTATGTAACTGTTTGTTGCGTTTATTAGGATATAAATATAACTATCCTAAGTAAGTTTTTAAAATTTTACTACGAGAAGTATGTTTTAATCTACGTATTGCCTTTTCTTTAATTTGACGAACACGTTCTCTAGTTAGGTCAAAAGTCTCACCAATTTCTTCTAAAGTCATTGGATGTTGATTACCTAAGCCAAAGTATAAACGAATTACATCTGCTTCACGAGGAGTTAATGTTTCCAGAGCTCTTTCAATCTCTGTACGTAACGATTCGTGTAATAAATCTCTATCTGGATTTGGAGATTCACCACTACGAAGTACATCGTATAGGTTAGAATCTTCCCCTTCTACTAAAGGAGCATCCATTGATACATGACGTCCAGAGTTTTTCATTGACTCTTTTACGTCGTTAATTGTCATGTCTAATTCTTTAGCAATTTCTTCAGCACTTGGCGGGCGTTCGTGAGACTGCTCTAAGAATGCATAGGTTTTATTAATTTTATTAATAGAACCAATTTTGTTAAGTGGCAAACGTACAATTCGTGATTGTTCAGCTAATGCTTGAAGAATCGATTGACGAATCCACCATACTGCGTACGATATAAATTTGAAACCTCTGGTTTCATCAAATCGTTGAGCAGCTTTTATAAGTCCTAAATTACCTTCATTAATTAAATCTGGTAAAGTAAGTCCTTGATTTTGATATTGCTTAGCTACAGAAACAACAAAACGTAAGTTAGCTTTAGTTAATTTTTCTAAAGCAATTTGATCTCCTGCTTTAATACGTTGTGCTAATTCTACTTCTTCGTCTGCTGTAATTAAGTCAACTTTTCCAATCTCTTGTAGGTATTTATCTAACGATGCAGTTTCTCTATTGGTAACCTGCTTCGTAATTTTAAGTTGTCTCATCTAAAGGTCTTCTGTTTTATTTATTGGGATTAATACTCTTGTCATATAGTTATACGTGAAATGTTACTTAAATGTTACAAAAAATATTAAATTTTAATTAATTTTTTATCTGTTAAATTAATATCGCTAAGCATTTCGTCAGTAAATTTGTAATGACCACGAGTAGTAATTAACCTAAAATGATGAGATTTTATAGCACTTAATGTATTTAGAAATAACCATTTTGATTTCAATAAATTGGTTTTTGAGGTTTTTAAACTAATATCGAATATATGCTTTCTACCTTCTTTTTCGGCTACAATATCTGGCGTTATTGTAATATCACTTCCTTTTTTATGATATGATTTAGGTGTTTCATAGCCCTTCATATCTGCTTTGATGTTTTGATAGCCTAAATTTTGTAAGTAATTTACCGAGGTTTCTAAAAAATCTGAATATTCTTCTTTGTCGTTGAATGTCATAGCTTATAATATAACGAAATTTATTGGATTTACAAATTTTGTTGATGCTTTAATGTTTTATCATATTCTTTAAACTAAAAAAACCTCTCAAAATTAATTGAGAGGTTTTAAAGTTATAGTAGATAGAAGGGTTATTCTTCTTTCTTATCTTCTCTAGGCTTGCGGTCATCACGACGGTTATCACGTCCACGATTATCTCTTCCTCTGTTATTATCACGTCCACCTGAACGTTTATCATCTCTTGGTGGTCTAGCGACATAACCTTCAGGTTTTGGCAAAATTGCTTTACGAGATACTTTCTCTTTACGAGTTCTAGAATCTACTCCAAAGTACTTCACATCAAATACATCTCCCATGTTTACAACATCAGATACATTTTCTGTACGTTCCCAAGCTAATTCACTTACGTGTAATAATACTTCGTTGCCTGGAGCTTCCGTATATTCTACAACAGCACCAAAATCTAGCATCTTGATTACTTTTACTTCATAAATGCTACCAACTTCAGGCTTAAATAGTATAGCGTCTATTTTTGCCATTACTGCATCAATACCTTCATTGCCAACACCTAAAATTTCTACGATACCTTCTTCAGTTACTGGATCCTCATTAATTACAATAGTGGTTCCAGTTTCTTTTTGCATCTCTTGTATTACTTTCCCACCAGGACCAATTAAGGCACCAATAAATTCATTAGGAATACGTCTTGTTATCATTTTAGGAGCATGACCTTTAACATCTGCATTAGGTGTAGCAATAGTATCGGTCAATTTCTCTAGGATATGTAAACGACCATCACGAGCTTGCTTTAGTGCATTTACTAAGATTTCGTAAGATAAACCTTTTACTTTAATATCCATTTGGCAAGCGGTAATACCATCAGCAGTACCAGTTACTTTAAAATCCATATCTCCTAAGTGATCTTCATCTCCTAAAATATCAGATAAAACAGCATATTTTCCTGAATCCGCATCAGAAATTAATCCCATAGCTATACCAGAAACAGGTTTTTTCATTTGCACACCAGCATCCATCAATGCCATTGTACCAGAACAAACTGTTGCCATAGAAGATGAACCGTTAGATTCTAATACTTCTGAAACGATACGAACCGTATAAGGACAATCGTCAGGAACCATTCCTTTTAACGCGCGTTGTGCTAAGTTACCATGTCCAACTTCTCTACGCGAAGTTCCACGAATTGGCCTCGCTTCACCAGTTGAAAAAGGAGGGAAGTTATAGTGTAAATAGAAACGCTCTTCGCCTTCCTGAGATGGCATATCTATTTGATTAGCATCTCTTGATGTTCCTAAAGTTACAGTGGCTAATGCTTGTGTTTCTCCTCGAGTAAAAATTGCTGAACCGTGAGTTGATGGTAAATAGTCAATCTCACACCAAATTGGTCTAATTTCATCAGTTTTTCTACCATCTAAACGTAAGCCTTCATTTAAGGTTAAATCTCTAATTGCAGCTTTTTCAGCTTTGTAATAATATTTAGAAACTAAGTCACCAAAATCTTCTAACTCTTCTTCAGTAAAAGTTGCTTTAATTTCTTCTTTAATAACCTCGAATGCAGCACTTCTTTCATGTTTAGCAGATCCAGCTTTTGCAATGGTATACACTTTATCATAAGCTAAATCATGTATTTTCTTTGCTAAATCTTCATCTTCTCTTTCAGGCTCATATTCACGAGTTTCTTTTTTCCCAAATGCTTCAGCTAGTCTTACTTGAGCAGCGCACTGAACTTTAATTGCTTCGTGAGCAAATTTTATGGCTTCAGCCATTTCTTCTTCTGAAATTTCATCCATTTCACCTTCAACCATCATCACAGAATCAGCTGAAGCTCCAATCATCATATCGATGTCAGATTCTGCTAATTGTGCAAAAGTTGGGTTAATGATAAATTCTCCATTAATTCGACCAACTCTTGCTTCAGAGATTGGGCACTCAAAAGGGAAATCTGATAATTGAATCGCAGCAGAAGCCGCTAATCCTGCCATAGCATCTGGCATTACATCATCATCATGAGACATTAATTGAATCATCACCTGAGTTTCAGAATGATAATCTTTTGGGAATAACGGACGTAAAACGCGATCTACTAAACGCATGGTTAATACTTCACCATCACTTGGTCTTGCTTCTCTTTTAAAGAAACCTCCAGGGTAACGTCCTGCAGCAGCAAATTTTTCTCTATAATCTACTGTAAGTGGTAAAAAGTCTACTGGACTTTGTTTGTAATTGGAAACAACTGTACATAATAACATACATTTTCCAGATTGCACAACAACGCTACCATGCGCTTGTTTTGCTAATTTTCCGGTTTCGATAGAAATTTCTCTACCGTCTCCTAGGTCAATGACCTCTCTAAAAACTTGTGGAATCATAAATTTTTTTAATTCTAGTTACCGACAATTTAAGCGTCGGAAAACAGGTTAAACAATGGTCGTTGTGTTGTTGTAGTTGTTGTAAATGACATAATAATGTCTTGACCAATGAAAAACTGTAATTAGCTTCTTCAATGCGCAGTTTAAACTCTTGCGCTCGAGTTATATTAA is from Pontimicrobium sp. SW4 and encodes:
- a CDS encoding zinc-dependent peptidase; amino-acid sequence: MMINYLIIQNSPTNSIIAVFLLALSIMIFYFGFRMIEMVYVMRNKKPLYNHVYFKLKKLSPSQKSTLRNFSFYRRLSKREQGFFEHRVACFIEDKTFIGRDDLIINDEIKVLISSTAVMLTFGFRDFYIGLIDKIFVYPKPFYSKTNDDYHKGEFNPKLKSLVFSWKDFEYGYNIGDDNLNLGIHEFAHAIHLNSIKERDVSSTIFKDSFKELTELLSNSKSMRDRLISSRYFREYAYTNQFEFVAVLIEYFFESPIEFKNQFPKIYSKVKQMLNFGYAKY
- a CDS encoding CBS domain-containing protein; its protein translation is MKRGTPISAIMTKNVITLNTSDNLETAERLFKQNHIRHIPVVSGKSIKGMLSLTDLLRISFADAVDETEDYVDAIVYNMFTIEQVMAKNLISVTSKTTIKEVAEILAKKEFHAIPVVDNNKLVGIVTTTDLINYLLAQFDE
- the rpe gene encoding ribulose-phosphate 3-epimerase — protein: MSSKLIAPSILAADFANLQYDIEMVNNSEADWFHIDIMDGVFVPNISFGMPVLDAISKHAKKTIDVHLMIVDPDRYIKTFAELGSNILTVHYEACTHLHRTLQAIKAEGMKAGVALNPHTNVNLLEDTINDIDLVCLMSVNPGFGGQSFIENTYSKVEQLKELIIRKGASTLIEIDGGVTNKNAKALVDAGADVLVAGSYVFKSSNQIETIKDLKALANS
- a CDS encoding BLUF domain-containing protein, yielding MPHTLCYVSSAKNLLSNLDIEHLFRVNKRNNTELNISGILVYNHGNFLQILEGDEQMVNMIFKKISQDQRHTNIIKLIDTTIEERIFVDYVSGFVIVENSKTLDQLKKYLKWIKKAELNSVDKIINIVENFIAKK
- a CDS encoding sigma-70 family RNA polymerase sigma factor; protein product: MRQLKITKQVTNRETASLDKYLQEIGKVDLITADEEVELAQRIKAGDQIALEKLTKANLRFVVSVAKQYQNQGLTLPDLINEGNLGLIKAAQRFDETRGFKFISYAVWWIRQSILQALAEQSRIVRLPLNKIGSINKINKTYAFLEQSHERPPSAEEIAKELDMTINDVKESMKNSGRHVSMDAPLVEGEDSNLYDVLRSGESPNPDRDLLHESLRTEIERALETLTPREADVIRLYFGLGNQHPMTLEEIGETFDLTRERVRQIKEKAIRRLKHTSRSKILKTYLG
- a CDS encoding polyribonucleotide nucleotidyltransferase, which gives rise to MIPQVFREVIDLGDGREISIETGKLAKQAHGSVVVQSGKCMLLCTVVSNYKQSPVDFLPLTVDYREKFAAAGRYPGGFFKREARPSDGEVLTMRLVDRVLRPLFPKDYHSETQVMIQLMSHDDDVMPDAMAGLAASAAIQLSDFPFECPISEARVGRINGEFIINPTFAQLAESDIDMMIGASADSVMMVEGEMDEISEEEMAEAIKFAHEAIKVQCAAQVRLAEAFGKKETREYEPEREDEDLAKKIHDLAYDKVYTIAKAGSAKHERSAAFEVIKEEIKATFTEEELEDFGDLVSKYYYKAEKAAIRDLTLNEGLRLDGRKTDEIRPIWCEIDYLPSTHGSAIFTRGETQALATVTLGTSRDANQIDMPSQEGEERFYLHYNFPPFSTGEARPIRGTSRREVGHGNLAQRALKGMVPDDCPYTVRIVSEVLESNGSSSMATVCSGTMALMDAGVQMKKPVSGIAMGLISDADSGKYAVLSDILGDEDHLGDMDFKVTGTADGITACQMDIKVKGLSYEILVNALKQARDGRLHILEKLTDTIATPNADVKGHAPKMITRRIPNEFIGALIGPGGKVIQEMQKETGTTIVINEDPVTEEGIVEILGVGNEGIDAVMAKIDAILFKPEVGSIYEVKVIKMLDFGAVVEYTEAPGNEVLLHVSELAWERTENVSDVVNMGDVFDVKYFGVDSRTRKEKVSRKAILPKPEGYVARPPRDDKRSGGRDNNRGRDNRGRDNRRDDRKPREDKKEE